Proteins co-encoded in one Arthrobacter sp. ERGS1:01 genomic window:
- a CDS encoding DUF1304 domain-containing protein, whose translation MLTAALVLAGLAALLHIYIFVLESVRWTDPATRKTFGTTAEEASATKEMAFNQGFYNLFLALMAVAGIIAAAAGHHGVGAALILAGCGSMLAAGLVLLISSPSKARAALTQLTFPLIAVVLVLVSLAV comes from the coding sequence ATGCTTACTGCAGCCCTGGTCCTGGCCGGTCTGGCCGCCCTGCTCCACATCTACATCTTTGTGCTGGAATCCGTGCGCTGGACGGACCCGGCCACCCGCAAAACCTTCGGCACCACCGCCGAGGAGGCCTCCGCGACCAAGGAAATGGCCTTCAACCAGGGGTTTTACAACCTGTTCCTGGCATTGATGGCGGTAGCCGGCATCATCGCCGCGGCCGCCGGGCACCACGGCGTTGGCGCAGCACTCATCCTGGCCGGCTGCGGTTCCATGCTGGCCGCTGGACTGGTGCTGCTCATTTCCTCACCGTCCAAGGCGCGCGCGGCCCTGACCCAGCTCACGTTCCCGCTGATCGCCGTCGTTCTGGTGCTGGTCTCACTGGCGGTCTAG
- a CDS encoding pyruvate dehydrogenase yields the protein MAKELATQLIEQLQSAGVRRIYGIVGDSLNPIVDAVRKTGGSSNGGIDWIHVRHEEAAAFAAGAEAQLTGELAVCAGSCGPGNLHLMNGLYDANRSGAPVLAIASHIPSKQIGSGFFQETHPDRLFEECSVYSELVSTSEQAPRVLHNAIAHAVGLRGVAVVTLPGDVASLPASAPSPMQRPVRPAALVPDPESVKELAAAINGADKVAIFAGAGVQGAHDEVVALAEKLKAPIGHSLRGKDFIQYGNPYDIGMTGLLGYGAAAEGIQDADLLILLGTDFPYDQFLPGTRTAQVDRAPEHLGRRTDVDIAVHGDVLPTLNALMPLVAAKKNTKFLDAILKKHDRLMNKAVGAYTRKADKLVPIHPEYAASLLDEIAADDAIFTADTGMCNVWTARYINPLGTRRLIGSYLHGSMANALPQAIGAQSSFPDRQVISVSGDGGLSMLMGELVTAAAHKLPLNVVVFNNSTLGMVKLEMLVDGLPDFGVDVPDANYAAVAAALGFHSVRVTDPAKIADAYRAAFAHNGPSLVELITDPQALSIPPKLKGGQVLGFATAMSKIVLNKGAGEAVSMARSNLRNIPRG from the coding sequence ATGGCCAAGGAACTTGCCACCCAACTCATCGAACAATTGCAGTCCGCGGGAGTGCGGCGCATCTACGGGATCGTCGGCGACAGCCTGAACCCGATCGTGGACGCCGTGCGGAAAACCGGGGGGTCCAGCAACGGCGGAATCGACTGGATCCACGTCCGTCACGAGGAGGCCGCCGCGTTCGCCGCCGGGGCCGAGGCCCAGCTGACCGGCGAGCTGGCGGTATGCGCGGGCTCTTGCGGCCCCGGAAACCTGCACCTGATGAACGGCCTCTACGACGCAAACCGCAGCGGCGCACCTGTGCTGGCCATCGCCTCCCATATCCCCAGCAAACAGATCGGCAGCGGCTTCTTTCAGGAAACCCACCCCGACCGCCTGTTTGAGGAGTGCTCGGTGTACTCGGAGCTGGTCAGCACCTCCGAACAGGCTCCGCGCGTGCTGCACAACGCGATTGCCCATGCCGTGGGGCTGCGCGGCGTGGCCGTGGTGACGCTCCCCGGCGACGTGGCGAGCCTGCCGGCGTCGGCGCCGTCGCCCATGCAACGCCCGGTGCGTCCCGCAGCCCTGGTGCCCGACCCCGAAAGCGTCAAGGAACTTGCCGCCGCCATCAACGGGGCCGACAAGGTGGCCATTTTTGCCGGTGCCGGGGTGCAGGGCGCCCATGACGAGGTGGTGGCCCTGGCCGAAAAGCTCAAGGCGCCCATTGGGCACAGCCTGCGCGGGAAGGACTTCATCCAGTACGGCAACCCCTACGACATTGGCATGACGGGCCTGCTGGGTTACGGGGCCGCCGCGGAAGGAATCCAGGACGCGGACCTCCTGATCCTGCTTGGCACCGACTTCCCTTACGACCAGTTCCTGCCCGGCACCCGCACCGCGCAGGTGGACAGGGCGCCGGAGCACCTGGGTCGCCGCACGGATGTGGATATCGCCGTCCACGGCGACGTGCTGCCCACCTTGAACGCGCTCATGCCGCTGGTGGCAGCCAAGAAGAACACGAAGTTCCTGGACGCCATCTTGAAAAAGCATGACCGGCTCATGAACAAGGCCGTCGGCGCCTACACGCGCAAGGCCGATAAATTGGTGCCCATCCACCCGGAGTATGCGGCATCCCTGCTCGATGAGATTGCCGCCGACGACGCCATCTTCACCGCCGACACCGGCATGTGCAACGTCTGGACGGCCCGCTACATCAACCCGCTCGGCACGCGCCGGCTCATCGGCTCCTACCTCCACGGCTCCATGGCCAATGCGCTGCCGCAGGCCATCGGCGCGCAATCGTCCTTCCCCGACCGGCAGGTCATTTCCGTCTCCGGCGACGGCGGCCTGTCCATGCTGATGGGCGAACTGGTCACCGCGGCCGCACACAAGCTGCCCCTGAACGTGGTGGTGTTCAACAACTCCACCCTGGGCATGGTGAAGCTGGAAATGCTGGTGGACGGTCTGCCCGACTTTGGCGTGGACGTGCCCGACGCTAACTACGCCGCCGTCGCCGCCGCGCTGGGCTTCCACTCCGTGCGGGTCACCGATCCGGCCAAAATAGCCGATGCCTACCGGGCCGCGTTTGCCCACAACGGCCCGTCGCTGGTGGAACTGATCACCGACCCGCAGGCCTTGTCGATCCCGCCCAAGCTCAAGGGCGGGCAGGTGCTGGGCTTTGCCACCGCCATGTCTAAGATTGTGCTGAACAAGGGCGCCGGGGAGGCCGTCAGCATGGCCCGCAGCAACCTGCGCAACATTCCCCGCGGCTAG
- a CDS encoding mannitol dehydrogenase family protein, whose protein sequence is MPQLNAENLAHLPGNVAVPGYDRSKVTTGIVHFGVGGFHRAHQAMYLDRLMNAGQGLDWGICGVGVLPHDEKMAQVMAAQDCLYTLVLKHPDGTREARVIGSMTEYLFAPEDPEAVIEKMASPATRIVSLTVTEGGYNFHHVSGEFDAGNPDVVRDLAPNATPRTTFGLVTEALARRRARGIEPFTVMSCDNIQGNGDVAKRMFTAFAELKDPELGAWVRGNVPFPNSMVDRITPVTTDADREAIAADFGVADQWPVVCEPFTQWVLEDHFTLGRPALEDAGVQLVADVEPYELMKLRLLNASHQALCYFGYLAGYRYAHEVAQDPLFAKFLLDYMDQEGTPTLAPLPGVDLPAYKRTLLERFANEYVRDTLARLCAESSDRIPKWLVPVIWLNLENDGDVARSAGIVASWARYAEGTDESGAPIQVVDALKEPLMAAAAQQRGDKLAFLRNRDVFGGLVDNPRFTEAYLRTLATLHEKGARAAVAELAA, encoded by the coding sequence ATGCCGCAACTCAATGCCGAGAACCTGGCCCACCTGCCCGGGAACGTTGCCGTCCCCGGTTACGACCGCAGCAAGGTCACCACGGGAATCGTGCATTTTGGCGTGGGCGGCTTCCACCGGGCCCACCAGGCCATGTACCTGGACCGGCTCATGAACGCCGGGCAGGGGCTGGACTGGGGCATTTGCGGTGTCGGCGTGCTGCCCCACGACGAGAAGATGGCGCAGGTCATGGCCGCGCAGGACTGCCTGTACACGCTGGTACTCAAGCACCCCGACGGCACCCGCGAGGCACGAGTCATCGGCTCCATGACCGAGTACCTTTTTGCCCCGGAGGATCCGGAGGCCGTGATTGAAAAGATGGCCTCCCCCGCCACCCGGATCGTGTCGCTGACCGTGACCGAGGGCGGCTACAACTTCCACCACGTCTCCGGCGAGTTCGACGCCGGAAACCCCGACGTGGTCCGCGACCTTGCACCCAACGCAACCCCGCGCACCACCTTTGGCCTGGTCACCGAGGCCCTGGCCCGGCGTCGTGCCCGCGGCATTGAGCCGTTCACGGTCATGTCCTGCGACAACATCCAAGGCAACGGCGACGTGGCAAAGAGGATGTTCACCGCGTTTGCCGAGCTGAAGGACCCCGAACTGGGCGCCTGGGTGCGGGGCAACGTGCCGTTCCCGAACTCCATGGTGGACCGGATCACGCCCGTCACCACGGATGCGGACAGGGAAGCGATCGCCGCGGACTTTGGCGTGGCGGACCAGTGGCCGGTGGTGTGTGAGCCGTTCACCCAGTGGGTCCTGGAGGATCACTTCACCCTAGGCCGGCCCGCGCTGGAGGATGCCGGCGTGCAGCTCGTGGCGGACGTGGAACCGTACGAGCTGATGAAGCTGCGCCTGCTCAATGCCAGCCACCAGGCGCTTTGCTACTTCGGCTACCTGGCCGGCTACCGGTATGCGCACGAGGTGGCCCAGGACCCGCTATTCGCCAAGTTCCTGCTCGACTACATGGACCAGGAAGGCACGCCCACGCTGGCCCCGCTGCCCGGAGTCGACCTGCCGGCGTACAAGCGCACCCTGCTGGAGCGCTTCGCCAACGAATACGTCCGCGACACGCTGGCCCGGCTGTGCGCGGAGAGCTCGGACCGCATCCCCAAGTGGCTGGTGCCGGTCATTTGGCTGAATTTGGAGAACGACGGCGACGTCGCCCGTTCCGCCGGCATCGTCGCCTCCTGGGCGCGGTACGCCGAGGGGACTGACGAATCCGGCGCCCCGATCCAAGTGGTTGACGCGCTCAAGGAGCCGCTCATGGCGGCGGCCGCACAGCAGCGCGGGGACAAGCTCGCGTTCCTGCGCAACCGCGACGTCTTTGGCGGGCTGGTGGACAACCCGCGCTTCACCGAGGCCTATCTGCGCACCCTGGCGACCCTGCACGAGAAGGGCGCCCGGGCGGCCGTGGCCGAGCTGGCGGCATAG
- a CDS encoding sugar-binding transcriptional regulator, with amino-acid sequence MSDPTHEELLADIGQAYYLDNRSKVEIATDHGISRFQVARLLDEARAEGIVHIEIRHPNKGVDVDAVALAAALGVSRVVVVKTVPDEFQQRDLQARAAADELMREARAGMTVGISWSRTLDLAARHVDQLPTCNVVQLAGALPVPGGGNPLELVQRLGRVAQGKTWPMWAPLVVDSAATANGLRRQPEIADAMRMADSLDLAVVAIGAWGPNLSTVWDRVDNAVRQDGLNHGAVAECSGRLITADGHPVKSELDPRILSVTVPQLRRTPRVIAVAQGSARAEAVRACIAADIVHTLVLDEELAVALRGREKLAG; translated from the coding sequence GTGTCCGATCCAACGCATGAGGAACTGCTGGCAGACATTGGCCAGGCCTACTATCTGGACAACCGTTCCAAGGTTGAAATTGCCACCGACCACGGCATTTCACGCTTCCAGGTGGCGCGACTGCTCGACGAAGCCCGGGCCGAGGGCATAGTCCATATTGAGATCCGCCACCCCAACAAGGGCGTGGATGTTGATGCCGTGGCGCTCGCCGCCGCCCTGGGCGTCAGCCGCGTGGTGGTGGTCAAGACCGTGCCCGACGAGTTCCAGCAGCGGGACCTGCAGGCACGAGCCGCGGCCGATGAGCTTATGCGCGAGGCCCGTGCAGGCATGACCGTTGGCATTTCCTGGTCGCGGACCCTTGATCTGGCCGCCCGGCATGTGGATCAACTGCCGACCTGCAATGTGGTCCAGCTGGCTGGTGCGCTTCCCGTGCCCGGCGGCGGCAACCCCCTAGAGCTCGTGCAGCGCCTGGGCCGGGTGGCGCAGGGCAAGACCTGGCCCATGTGGGCGCCCCTGGTGGTGGACAGCGCCGCGACGGCCAACGGATTGCGCCGCCAGCCCGAAATTGCCGACGCCATGCGCATGGCCGATTCGCTCGACCTGGCAGTGGTGGCGATCGGCGCGTGGGGGCCCAACCTCTCCACCGTCTGGGATCGGGTGGACAATGCGGTCCGGCAGGACGGCCTCAACCACGGCGCCGTGGCCGAATGCTCCGGCCGGCTCATCACCGCCGACGGCCATCCCGTGAAATCGGAGTTGGACCCGCGCATCCTTTCCGTCACCGTTCCCCAACTGCGCCGCACCCCGCGCGTCATCGCCGTCGCCCAGGGCTCCGCCCGGGCCGAGGCCGTGCGCGCCTGCATTGCCGCGGACATCGTGCACACCCTGGTGCTCGACGAGGAACTGGCCGTAGCGCTTCGGGGCAGGGAAAAGCTGGCCGGCTAA
- a CDS encoding ABC transporter substrate-binding protein, protein MKFPPIQPLPRRTVLSSLALGAVAALGLSGCSPAGPAKDTIVVAIVANPQMKDAISLQDDFKAKHPNVNVKFVTLPENEARAKITASVATGGGEFDVVMISNYETEMWAKNGWIDDLQPQADATAGYDTADFIPTIKDALSYKGHLYSVPFYGESSFLVYREDLFKQAGITMPDHPTWAQIGEIARKLNDPANDFAGICLRGLAGWGEVMAPLDTVINTYGGQWFDKDWNAKLDSPQVKAAVTDYVSLLHDAGQPGAATSGYGDCINRYSQGKAAMWYDATAMVSSIEDPASSLVAGKSGYAPAPVKDTKAAGWLYSWSLAIPSTSKHKDAAWDFVSWMTNKDYIKLVGNKIGWERVPPGSRKSTYEIPEYADVAKAYAKPTLDAMYSATQNTSMVNPVPYPGLQFVGIPEFQDLGTRVSQQVSAAIAGQKTVDQALEQAQQYAQPVAQSYQEGEK, encoded by the coding sequence ATGAAGTTCCCCCCAATTCAACCCCTGCCCCGCCGCACCGTCCTGTCATCCCTGGCGTTGGGCGCAGTGGCCGCCCTGGGCCTGTCGGGTTGTTCGCCGGCCGGCCCGGCCAAGGACACCATCGTGGTGGCGATCGTGGCCAACCCGCAGATGAAGGACGCCATCTCCCTGCAGGATGATTTCAAGGCCAAGCACCCCAACGTCAACGTGAAGTTCGTGACGTTGCCGGAAAATGAGGCCCGCGCCAAGATCACCGCCTCCGTGGCAACCGGCGGCGGCGAGTTCGACGTCGTCATGATTTCCAACTACGAGACCGAGATGTGGGCCAAGAATGGCTGGATCGACGATCTGCAGCCGCAGGCCGACGCCACCGCGGGCTATGACACCGCCGATTTCATCCCCACCATCAAGGACGCCCTGAGCTACAAGGGCCACCTGTACTCGGTGCCCTTCTACGGCGAATCGTCGTTCCTGGTGTACCGGGAGGACCTGTTCAAACAGGCGGGCATCACCATGCCGGACCACCCGACCTGGGCGCAGATCGGCGAGATTGCCCGCAAGCTCAACGACCCCGCCAACGACTTCGCCGGCATCTGCCTGCGCGGCCTGGCCGGCTGGGGCGAGGTCATGGCACCCCTGGACACCGTCATCAACACCTACGGTGGCCAGTGGTTCGACAAGGACTGGAACGCCAAGCTGGACAGCCCGCAGGTGAAGGCCGCCGTCACCGATTATGTGAGCCTGTTGCACGACGCCGGCCAGCCGGGTGCCGCCACGAGCGGTTACGGCGACTGCATCAACCGTTACAGCCAGGGCAAGGCGGCCATGTGGTACGACGCCACGGCCATGGTCTCCAGCATTGAGGACCCGGCGTCCTCCCTGGTGGCCGGGAAGTCCGGCTATGCCCCGGCTCCCGTCAAGGACACGAAGGCCGCCGGCTGGCTGTACAGCTGGTCGCTGGCCATCCCCAGCACCAGCAAGCACAAGGACGCCGCCTGGGACTTCGTTTCCTGGATGACCAACAAGGACTACATCAAGCTGGTGGGCAACAAGATCGGCTGGGAGCGGGTTCCCCCGGGCAGCCGCAAGTCCACCTATGAGATCCCCGAATACGCCGACGTCGCAAAGGCCTACGCCAAGCCCACCCTCGACGCCATGTACAGCGCCACGCAGAACACCAGCATGGTCAATCCCGTCCCCTACCCCGGGCTGCAATTCGTGGGCATCCCGGAATTCCAAGACCTCGGCACCCGCGTGAGCCAGCAGGTTTCCGCCGCGATTGCCGGGCAAAAAACCGTTGACCAGGCGCTGGAGCAGGCACAGCAATACGCACAACCCGTGGCCCAGTCCTACCAAGAAGGAGAGAAGTGA
- a CDS encoding carbohydrate ABC transporter permease yields MATNLVDRHQLKQHKLKTGRPESGISRAEGWRRRGPLLPALVFTILVTQLPFLVTIWYSLRNWNLLRPDANKFTGLANYADIFLDSTFRSSAINSIVITLGCVFLAMVLGIIFALLLDRKFRGQGIVRTMLITPFLIMPVAGATLWSVSMLNPSFGLLNWVISLVGIPPVDWTASHPIVSILMALVWQWTPFTMLLVLAGLQSQPKDVLEAAQIDGAGWTKTFLWVTLPQLRRYIELGVLLGTIYVVNTFDQIYLMTAGGPGTASANLPFYIYQRAFLGFDIGQAAAMGVVVVIATIIIATFALRLIFRSFDAKD; encoded by the coding sequence ATGGCTACCAACTTGGTTGACCGGCACCAACTCAAACAACACAAGCTAAAGACCGGCCGGCCGGAATCCGGGATCTCCCGGGCCGAAGGCTGGCGGCGCCGCGGCCCGCTGCTGCCGGCGCTGGTGTTCACGATCCTCGTCACCCAGCTGCCGTTCCTGGTGACCATTTGGTACTCGCTGCGCAACTGGAACCTGCTGCGCCCCGACGCCAACAAGTTCACCGGCCTGGCCAACTATGCCGACATCTTCCTGGACTCCACCTTCCGCAGCTCCGCCATCAACAGCATCGTCATCACGCTCGGCTGCGTTTTCCTGGCGATGGTGCTGGGCATCATCTTCGCCCTCCTGCTGGACCGCAAGTTCCGCGGCCAGGGCATCGTGCGCACCATGCTCATCACGCCGTTCCTGATCATGCCGGTGGCCGGGGCAACCCTGTGGAGCGTGTCCATGCTGAATCCCAGCTTTGGCCTGCTGAACTGGGTGATCTCCCTGGTGGGGATCCCGCCGGTCGATTGGACGGCGTCTCACCCCATCGTCTCCATCCTCATGGCCCTCGTGTGGCAGTGGACCCCGTTCACCATGCTGCTGGTACTGGCCGGGCTGCAATCCCAGCCCAAGGATGTGCTGGAGGCCGCCCAGATCGACGGCGCCGGCTGGACCAAGACGTTCCTCTGGGTCACCCTGCCCCAACTGCGCCGCTACATTGAACTCGGCGTCCTGCTGGGCACCATCTACGTGGTCAACACCTTCGACCAGATCTACCTCATGACGGCCGGCGGCCCCGGAACCGCCAGCGCCAACCTGCCCTTCTACATCTACCAGCGGGCCTTCCTGGGCTTCGATATTGGCCAGGCGGCAGCGATGGGTGTCGTGGTGGTCATCGCCACCATCATCATCGCCACGTTCGCCCTGCGCCTGATCTTCCGCAGCTTTGACGCAAAGGACTAA
- a CDS encoding NAD(P)-dependent alcohol dehydrogenase: MTNQIAGSLPESMTASVLVRRGELRTEQRPIPAPGPGEVLVRITSVGVCGSDTHYFTEGRIGPYVVDSPLVLGHEPAGVVVALGDGVANRSVGQRVSLEPGIPDPLSPQTLAGCYNLDPGVRFFATPPIDGVFSEYAVHPAAFCHPVPDSVSDDAAALLEPLSVALAARSAGQIRIGDAVLVAGAGPIGLLIAKVAQLAGATVTLTDVRAERLEVAKKYGAAHTFTAGNQPPVEPAFDVFIDATGAEAAILGGLARLAPRGRCVLVGMGADTIALPVPLLQGRELVITGTFRYANTWPTAIALAASGSIDLDGLVTSTHGLSDVEAALTAGANPGALKAMVRP, encoded by the coding sequence TTGACCAACCAGATTGCAGGCTCCCTGCCCGAATCCATGACCGCTTCCGTGCTGGTGCGCCGCGGCGAGCTGCGCACGGAACAGCGGCCCATCCCGGCGCCCGGCCCCGGCGAGGTGCTGGTGCGAATCACGTCCGTGGGCGTATGCGGCTCCGACACCCATTACTTCACGGAGGGCCGCATCGGCCCGTACGTGGTGGACTCCCCCCTGGTGTTGGGCCACGAGCCGGCCGGCGTCGTCGTTGCCCTGGGCGACGGCGTTGCCAACCGTTCCGTGGGCCAGCGCGTCTCGCTGGAGCCGGGCATCCCGGATCCGCTCTCGCCCCAGACCTTGGCGGGCTGCTACAACCTTGATCCCGGGGTGCGGTTCTTCGCCACCCCGCCCATTGACGGCGTGTTTTCCGAATACGCCGTGCACCCGGCCGCGTTCTGCCACCCGGTTCCGGATTCGGTGTCCGACGACGCAGCCGCGCTGTTGGAGCCGCTCAGCGTGGCCCTGGCCGCAAGGTCTGCAGGCCAGATCCGGATCGGCGACGCCGTGCTGGTGGCCGGCGCGGGGCCCATCGGCCTGCTCATCGCCAAGGTGGCGCAGCTGGCCGGCGCCACCGTGACACTGACGGATGTGCGGGCCGAACGGCTGGAGGTCGCAAAGAAGTACGGCGCTGCGCATACTTTCACGGCGGGTAACCAGCCGCCCGTGGAACCGGCCTTCGACGTGTTCATTGACGCCACGGGCGCCGAAGCCGCCATCCTGGGCGGGCTGGCACGGCTGGCCCCGCGGGGTCGCTGCGTGTTGGTGGGCATGGGCGCGGACACGATCGCGCTGCCGGTTCCGCTGCTGCAGGGACGCGAACTCGTGATCACCGGTACATTCCGGTACGCGAATACCTGGCCCACCGCCATTGCGCTGGCCGCCTCGGGCAGCATCGACCTGGACGGGCTCGTCACCTCGACGCACGGGCTTTCCGACGTCGAGGCGGCACTCACGGCGGGCGCCAACCCGGGCGCACTGAAGGCCATGGTCCGCCCCTAG
- a CDS encoding MoaD/ThiS family protein has protein sequence MAGEVNVLIPSLLRPLVGGREELALEVDEQGATVAELLDAIGAAHPVFNRRVRDETGALRRFVNIYLDGDDVRRKDGLKTRVAAGQEVLVIQSVAGG, from the coding sequence GTGGCCGGCGAGGTGAACGTGCTGATCCCCAGCCTGCTCCGCCCCCTGGTGGGCGGCCGCGAGGAATTGGCGCTCGAGGTGGACGAACAGGGCGCCACGGTGGCGGAACTGCTCGACGCCATTGGGGCCGCGCACCCCGTCTTCAACCGCCGGGTGCGCGATGAGACCGGTGCGTTGCGGCGCTTCGTGAACATTTACCTCGACGGCGACGACGTGCGCCGCAAGGACGGGCTGAAAACCCGCGTGGCCGCCGGCCAGGAGGTTTTGGTCATCCAGTCCGTCGCCGGCGGCTAG
- a CDS encoding WD40/YVTN/BNR-like repeat-containing protein, whose product MSESPAPKTGHLLAVGTKKGLWLGTSTDRKTYTFTGPHFLMHEIPSIGIDTRNGGTRILVGLRSEHWGPTVAHSDDLGATWTEPEHGAITFPADTETALERVWQIQPDSADRPGVVWAGCEPISVWKSTDGGEHFELNRGLWDHPHRTEWGAGFGGAAAHTVLPSPADPNTIHVAMSTGGVYRSTDAGATWQPRNLGIGADFMPDEVPEFGQCVHKVARDANNPDTLYAQNHGGVYRTDDNGDSWNSIAAGLPADFGFTILTHPRRSGTAWVVPIKADSERIPPQGRLAVHRTDDAGASWARFDDGISEPDFNVVLRDAAAVDTAEPVGVYFGTRGGSVYASADEGAHFAEVLAHLPDVLCVRAAVVAL is encoded by the coding sequence ATGTCGGAATCGCCCGCGCCAAAAACCGGGCACCTGTTGGCCGTGGGCACCAAAAAGGGCTTATGGCTGGGCACCAGCACCGACCGGAAAACGTACACGTTCACCGGCCCGCATTTCTTGATGCACGAGATCCCCAGCATCGGCATCGACACCCGCAACGGCGGCACCCGCATCCTGGTGGGCCTGCGCAGCGAACACTGGGGTCCCACCGTGGCCCACTCCGACGACCTCGGCGCCACCTGGACCGAGCCGGAGCACGGGGCCATCACCTTCCCGGCGGACACCGAAACCGCCCTGGAGCGGGTGTGGCAGATCCAGCCCGACAGCGCCGACCGCCCGGGCGTGGTGTGGGCCGGCTGTGAGCCCATCTCCGTCTGGAAATCGACCGACGGCGGCGAGCACTTTGAGCTCAACCGCGGCCTCTGGGACCACCCGCACCGCACCGAATGGGGTGCCGGATTTGGCGGCGCCGCAGCCCACACAGTACTGCCCAGCCCGGCCGATCCCAACACGATCCATGTGGCCATGAGTACCGGCGGCGTGTACCGCAGCACCGACGCAGGCGCTACCTGGCAGCCGAGGAACCTGGGCATTGGTGCCGACTTCATGCCGGACGAGGTGCCGGAATTTGGCCAGTGCGTGCACAAGGTCGCACGGGATGCCAATAACCCGGACACTCTGTACGCACAAAACCACGGAGGCGTGTACCGGACCGATGACAACGGGGACTCCTGGAATTCCATTGCAGCGGGCCTTCCCGCGGACTTCGGCTTCACCATCCTCACCCACCCCCGCCGCTCCGGGACCGCCTGGGTGGTGCCGATCAAGGCCGACAGTGAGCGGATCCCGCCACAAGGCCGGCTCGCCGTGCACAGGACCGACGACGCCGGAGCCTCCTGGGCCCGGTTCGACGACGGGATCTCGGAGCCCGACTTCAACGTGGTGTTGCGCGACGCGGCCGCGGTGGACACCGCGGAGCCCGTGGGCGTGTACTTTGGCACGCGCGGCGGCTCCGTGTACGCCAGCGCGGATGAGGGCGCGCACTTTGCCGAGGTCCTCGCGCACCTGCCGGACGTCCTGTGCGTCCGGGCCGCCGTCGTCGCACTCTAA
- a CDS encoding amidohydrolase family protein, which yields MAKATTIVNAKVFDGTALRDWTSIRFVEGLITQCSAASAAQDGDDVIDAAGGTVFPGLVDAHVHLVPGALAQSLTFGVTTVLDMFSKPEMVAGAREQAASRPDVADLRSAGVGATAPGGHPSAMYAPFPTLAAADQAEQFVADRIAEGSDFLKIFSGIGGLWPSLDFATIKAVVDAAHARGLLVVAHVSSIAGVEEVVSAGVDILAHVPADAELDHVLIARIADAGIAVGPTLATIENTLGEPGGAAVAGDPRLAAALGDAWVRRLSAGAPVVGGRAMPPYSRAEGNARRLAAAGVTLLAGTDAPNPGTVFGASLHRELELLVRCGLSPAQALAAATAEPARVFGLADRGRVEVGLRADLVLVSGDPLADITETRAIERIWRGGTACDRRAFAASAAETEQLDAFDAQIARVVAAVRERRGTFRP from the coding sequence ATGGCCAAGGCAACGACCATCGTGAACGCGAAGGTGTTCGACGGGACCGCGCTGCGGGACTGGACGTCAATCCGGTTCGTTGAAGGTCTCATCACCCAGTGCTCGGCGGCCTCGGCCGCCCAAGACGGCGACGACGTGATCGACGCGGCGGGCGGGACCGTGTTTCCCGGGCTGGTCGACGCCCACGTGCATCTGGTTCCCGGCGCCCTCGCGCAATCGCTGACCTTCGGCGTTACCACCGTCCTCGACATGTTCAGCAAACCCGAGATGGTTGCCGGGGCCAGGGAACAGGCCGCCTCGCGCCCGGATGTGGCCGATCTGCGGTCCGCGGGCGTCGGTGCGACCGCTCCCGGCGGACATCCCTCGGCAATGTACGCCCCGTTCCCCACTCTGGCCGCCGCAGACCAGGCCGAACAATTCGTCGCGGATCGGATCGCGGAGGGCTCGGACTTCCTGAAGATCTTCTCCGGCATTGGTGGGCTGTGGCCGTCGCTCGACTTCGCGACCATCAAGGCCGTGGTCGACGCCGCGCACGCTCGCGGCCTGCTCGTCGTCGCCCATGTCAGCTCGATTGCCGGCGTCGAGGAGGTCGTTTCCGCCGGCGTCGACATTCTGGCCCACGTTCCGGCCGACGCCGAGCTGGACCACGTTTTGATCGCACGCATTGCCGACGCCGGAATCGCGGTCGGTCCGACCCTGGCCACGATCGAGAACACACTCGGTGAGCCTGGTGGCGCAGCAGTGGCCGGGGATCCCCGGCTCGCGGCTGCGCTTGGGGATGCCTGGGTGCGTCGGTTATCGGCGGGCGCCCCGGTGGTGGGCGGCCGCGCCATGCCGCCCTACTCACGGGCCGAGGGCAATGCACGGCGGCTTGCCGCTGCCGGCGTCACCCTGTTGGCGGGCACCGATGCCCCGAACCCCGGGACCGTGTTTGGCGCAAGCCTGCACCGGGAACTGGAGCTCCTGGTCCGGTGCGGCCTGAGTCCGGCGCAGGCCCTCGCCGCTGCCACGGCGGAACCGGCACGGGTGTTCGGCCTCGCTGACCGCGGACGGGTGGAAGTTGGATTGCGCGCGGACCTGGTCCTCGTGTCCGGCGATCCATTGGCGGACATCACCGAAACCCGCGCCATTGAGCGGATTTGGCGCGGCGGCACGGCCTGTGATCGGCGCGCCTTCGCCGCGAGCGCCGCCGAAACCGAGCAGCTTGACGCTTTCGACGCCCAGATTGCCCGGGTCGTGGCGGCCGTGCGCGAACGCAGGGGAACCTTCAGACCTTGA